The following proteins are encoded in a genomic region of Mahella australiensis 50-1 BON:
- a CDS encoding SH3 domain-containing C40 family peptidase: MNDYKKAVAAAIISAGFIFSSVFGTSAMAASQGTVTGSGVRLRSKPSTSSSILTNAYKGDKVTVKDKSGNWYNVVFNGKAGWMSADYIKISSGSIATASRGNTAVAPGWVTANGGLILRKSPSTSGARITVMPKGSQVTVLSEENGWSQVKYGNYSGWASSKYITKTKPVSNVTSSSRSSSISSQIVAFAEQQLGKPYVHGAAGPNAFDCSGLTYYIYKKFGYSIPRTSDGQGFGSYAPTVAKSDLQPGDLIVFKSSGSGYHMGIYIGGNEFIHSPNPGRKVAINSLNESWYKSHYIQAKRVVR, from the coding sequence ATGAATGATTATAAGAAAGCTGTGGCGGCAGCTATTATAAGCGCAGGTTTTATTTTCAGCAGCGTTTTTGGTACAAGCGCTATGGCTGCATCACAAGGTACAGTGACCGGAAGCGGCGTTCGCCTTCGATCCAAGCCAAGTACATCTTCGAGTATATTGACCAACGCTTATAAAGGCGATAAAGTTACGGTAAAAGATAAAAGTGGCAACTGGTACAATGTGGTTTTTAACGGCAAGGCAGGATGGATGTCTGCGGATTACATAAAGATATCATCGGGTAGTATTGCAACGGCATCTCGTGGGAATACTGCGGTAGCTCCAGGCTGGGTAACAGCCAACGGCGGTTTAATACTGCGTAAATCTCCGAGCACATCGGGCGCAAGAATAACGGTTATGCCCAAAGGAAGCCAAGTGACTGTATTATCTGAGGAAAATGGTTGGAGTCAGGTGAAATACGGCAATTATAGCGGATGGGCATCTTCGAAGTACATAACGAAAACCAAGCCTGTTTCTAATGTTACATCTTCATCGCGTTCATCTTCGATTTCATCGCAGATAGTAGCTTTTGCCGAACAGCAATTGGGCAAGCCCTATGTGCATGGTGCGGCAGGGCCGAACGCTTTCGATTGTTCGGGTCTTACATATTATATATACAAAAAATTCGGATATTCCATACCACGTACATCTGACGGTCAGGGTTTCGGCAGCTATGCCCCCACCGTGGCCAAAAGCGATTTGCAGCCCGGTGATTTGATAGTATTCAAGAGCAGCGGCAGCGGTTATCATATGGGTATATACATAGGCGGCAATGAGTTTATACATTCACCAAATCCTGGTCGCAAGGTAGCAATAAATAGCTTAAATGAGTCATGGTATAAGAGCCATTACATACAAGCTAAAAGGGTTGTAAGATAA
- the gyrA gene encoding DNA gyrase subunit A, with protein sequence MPEEEQTKVIEVNLEEEMKHSYIDYAMSVIVGRALPDVRDGLKPVHRRILYAMNELGLMPDKPYRKSARIVGDVLGKYHPHGEAAVYDSMVRMAQDFSMRYPLVDGHGNFGSIDNDPPAAMRYTEARLSRLAMEMLTDIDKETVDFIPNFDETLKEPVVLPSRFPNLLVNGSAGIAVGMATNIPPHNLKETIDAAIKVIDDPDISIDELMKTLKGPDFPTGGIIMGRDGIKQAYHTGRGRIKVRGKTSIEPLPGGRSRIIVTEIPYQVTKADLVVQIANLVKDKKIDGIADIRDESDKEGMRIAIDLKRDVNPNVVLNLLYKHTRLEDTFGIIMLALVDNQPKVLNIKQMFYYYIDHQKDVIVRRSRYDLEKAEARAHILEGLRIALDHIDAIVALIRSSKTDQIAKEALMSQFNLSDKQAQAILDMRLRRLTGLERDKIEEEYAQLMSTIEYLRRVLSDEGMVYKIIKDELKTIRNKYGDDRRTQISSKADEMEIEDLIQDEEVAITLTHFGYIKRLPLDTYKSQRRGGKGITGMQTRDEDFVEHIFVTSTHSYMLFFTNKGKVYMMRAYDVPEAGRQAKGTAIINLLNLSGGEKISAVIPIRHIDDEKYLIMTTREGYIKKTSIEEYDNIHKNGLMAIGLGEGDELIGVELTNGENEVIISTKEGMAIRFPEDDVRSMGRTARGVKAIKLNQGDKVIDMELVDESADLLMVSENGYGKRTPLKEYRSQSRGGKGIITMKITEKTGPLAAIKVVHEDDEIMMVTSDGIIIRLEVKGIPVQGRNTQGVTLMKVENGQRIVSLAKFESED encoded by the coding sequence ATGCCCGAAGAAGAACAAACAAAGGTTATAGAGGTAAATCTCGAAGAAGAGATGAAACATTCATACATAGATTATGCTATGAGCGTCATAGTGGGTAGAGCACTGCCTGATGTGCGCGACGGTTTAAAACCGGTGCACCGTCGCATACTTTATGCTATGAACGAATTGGGGCTGATGCCCGATAAGCCATACAGAAAATCGGCCAGGATAGTCGGTGACGTGCTCGGAAAGTATCATCCGCACGGCGAAGCTGCGGTTTACGATAGCATGGTGCGTATGGCACAGGATTTCAGCATGAGATATCCATTAGTAGACGGACATGGCAACTTCGGATCAATAGACAATGATCCTCCGGCGGCTATGCGTTATACCGAGGCACGCCTATCGCGTCTGGCTATGGAGATGCTCACCGATATAGATAAAGAAACCGTCGACTTTATACCGAATTTCGATGAAACACTAAAAGAACCGGTTGTATTGCCTTCGCGTTTTCCCAACCTTCTGGTCAACGGTTCAGCCGGTATAGCTGTGGGCATGGCCACCAATATACCGCCGCACAATCTTAAAGAAACCATAGATGCGGCTATAAAGGTAATAGATGATCCCGATATATCCATAGACGAATTGATGAAAACACTTAAAGGGCCGGATTTCCCTACCGGCGGCATTATAATGGGAAGAGACGGGATAAAACAGGCATATCATACCGGTCGCGGCAGAATAAAGGTAAGGGGAAAAACATCTATAGAACCTTTACCCGGCGGAAGATCGCGCATAATAGTAACCGAGATACCATATCAGGTCACCAAGGCTGATCTCGTTGTACAGATAGCTAATTTGGTAAAAGATAAAAAGATAGACGGAATAGCTGATATAAGGGACGAATCCGATAAAGAGGGCATGCGCATCGCCATAGATTTAAAGCGGGATGTAAACCCAAATGTCGTGTTAAATCTGTTATATAAGCATACGCGCCTGGAAGATACATTCGGCATCATCATGCTGGCTTTGGTCGATAATCAGCCTAAAGTACTCAATATAAAGCAGATGTTCTATTACTATATAGACCATCAAAAAGACGTCATAGTAAGGCGTAGCCGATACGATCTAGAAAAAGCCGAAGCTAGAGCTCACATACTGGAAGGTCTACGCATAGCGTTGGATCATATAGACGCCATCGTAGCGCTTATACGTTCGTCCAAGACAGACCAAATAGCCAAAGAAGCGTTGATGTCTCAGTTTAATCTGTCGGATAAACAAGCCCAGGCTATATTGGATATGAGGCTCAGGCGTTTGACCGGATTGGAAAGGGATAAAATAGAAGAAGAATATGCTCAGCTTATGAGCACCATAGAATACTTACGCCGTGTGTTATCCGATGAGGGCATGGTATATAAGATAATAAAGGACGAGCTTAAAACTATACGCAATAAATACGGCGATGACAGGCGTACTCAGATAAGCAGTAAAGCCGACGAAATGGAAATAGAGGATTTGATACAGGACGAAGAAGTGGCCATAACCCTAACTCATTTCGGTTACATAAAACGCTTGCCGTTGGATACTTATAAATCCCAGCGGCGCGGCGGTAAGGGTATAACCGGCATGCAGACCAGGGACGAGGATTTTGTTGAGCACATATTTGTTACCTCTACGCATAGCTATATGCTGTTTTTTACTAATAAAGGGAAGGTATACATGATGCGCGCATATGATGTGCCGGAGGCAGGTCGGCAGGCCAAAGGTACAGCTATAATAAACCTCTTGAACTTGTCAGGAGGTGAAAAGATAAGTGCCGTCATACCTATAAGGCATATAGATGACGAAAAGTACCTTATAATGACTACGCGGGAAGGTTATATAAAGAAAACATCGATAGAAGAATACGATAATATCCATAAAAATGGTCTTATGGCCATAGGCCTCGGCGAAGGCGATGAGCTGATAGGCGTTGAACTGACCAACGGCGAGAATGAGGTTATCATAAGCACGAAAGAGGGAATGGCCATCCGCTTCCCGGAGGATGATGTGCGGTCCATGGGCAGAACCGCCCGTGGAGTCAAGGCTATAAAGCTCAATCAGGGCGATAAAGTGATAGATATGGAACTGGTAGATGAATCCGCAGACCTTCTTATGGTAAGCGAAAACGGCTACGGCAAGCGTACGCCGCTTAAAGAGTACAGAAGCCAAAGTCGCGGTGGTAAAGGTATTATCACCATGAAGATTACTGAGAAGACCGGACCGCTGGCAGCTATAAAAGTGGTGCATGAAGACGATGAGATAATGATGGTAACGTCTGACGGTATCATAATACGCCTGGAAGTCAAGGGTATACCGGTACAGGGGCGCAATACCCAGGGCGTGACATTAATGAAGGTGGAAAACGGTCAGAGAATAGTTTCTCTTGCGAAGTTTGAAAGCGAGGACTGA
- a CDS encoding bacteriohemerythrin, with the protein MAIQWDQSLSVGIDEIDNQHKELFSRVNALLDACNQGKGKQVVGEIIDFLGDYVVTHFGAEERYMQQYGYPDYDAHKAMHDGFIDSFSELKKKFESEGPGIQLVLLTNRTVVDWLINHIGNTDKALGGFLKTKM; encoded by the coding sequence ATGGCTATACAGTGGGATCAGTCACTGTCGGTGGGCATTGATGAAATTGACAATCAGCATAAAGAACTTTTCAGCAGGGTTAATGCTCTTCTCGATGCCTGTAATCAAGGCAAGGGCAAACAGGTCGTAGGTGAAATAATAGATTTCCTCGGCGATTATGTGGTTACGCATTTTGGCGCCGAAGAAAGATACATGCAACAATACGGCTATCCGGATTACGATGCACATAAAGCTATGCATGATGGCTTTATCGATAGCTTCAGTGAGCTCAAGAAGAAATTCGAAAGCGAAGGCCCCGGTATACAGCTAGTGCTGCTAACCAACCGCACAGTAGTCGATTGGCTTATAAATCACATAGGCAATACCGACAAAGCATTGGGTGGATTTTTAAAAACAAAAATGTAG
- a CDS encoding cell wall-binding repeat-containing protein, giving the protein MRMKKIVPIALIIVLAIGFIGALPSGSDRAYATDNQPQITRMGGKDRFETNAQIVEQSWQNADTVVIIRGSGDNKFADAMSASTLAYQYDAPILLVNQDTIPDPIRTVLVKLKPSRAFIVGGTGVVSDKIISSLNTLNISSERVYGQDRRETAIKIGDKAKQKGSFDTVIIATGLNFPDALSVAPIAAKNGWPILFVTNKLSSQGLDTGNRNALQRWNVNNVYIVGDTGVVSGAVEADVRKTLPGAQIIRIGGKDRYETSLNIAKRFDKGSYGAVTIATGKNYPDALAGAVFAAKNNSPILLANTSSNLQSTIDYLTKAQFSKCFVLGAKDIMPDNLISQLFAGYEEQPTPEPEPAPVPEPTPEPEPEPVLSDWAQSVVVEDIFVLPGDEMNVYISFKWLERNDIYCYKMYYKGGLAQDYTSLAELRNADYNNDPYVHTSGFGFQPDYYNFRIDAIGISGTVIDTVTLSVNTKDYKN; this is encoded by the coding sequence ATGCGTATGAAAAAGATTGTGCCCATAGCACTTATTATTGTGTTGGCCATCGGATTTATAGGTGCATTGCCAAGCGGATCTGACAGAGCATATGCAACAGATAATCAGCCGCAGATAACAAGGATGGGCGGGAAAGACCGGTTTGAAACCAATGCCCAGATAGTGGAGCAAAGCTGGCAAAACGCGGATACGGTTGTCATTATCAGAGGCAGCGGCGACAATAAGTTTGCGGATGCTATGTCAGCAAGTACATTAGCTTATCAATATGATGCACCGATATTGCTTGTTAACCAAGACACTATACCTGACCCGATAAGAACTGTGCTTGTTAAATTAAAGCCGTCCCGTGCTTTTATTGTGGGTGGTACCGGCGTGGTATCGGATAAAATCATTTCTTCGCTGAATACGCTTAATATTAGCAGCGAGCGTGTTTATGGGCAGGACAGACGTGAAACCGCCATTAAAATAGGCGACAAAGCAAAACAAAAAGGCAGCTTCGATACAGTAATAATAGCAACTGGCCTTAACTTCCCTGATGCTTTATCTGTTGCACCTATCGCAGCAAAAAATGGATGGCCAATATTGTTTGTAACAAACAAGTTATCATCGCAAGGCTTGGATACCGGCAATAGAAACGCTTTGCAAAGATGGAATGTAAATAACGTTTATATAGTAGGAGACACGGGAGTGGTGTCCGGTGCAGTAGAAGCAGATGTCAGAAAAACTCTGCCGGGTGCTCAAATAATCAGGATTGGCGGTAAAGACAGGTATGAAACCTCATTAAATATTGCCAAACGCTTTGATAAAGGAAGCTATGGTGCGGTTACAATAGCAACCGGCAAAAACTATCCTGATGCGCTTGCGGGCGCCGTATTCGCAGCAAAGAATAATTCACCGATTTTGCTGGCTAACACGTCAAGCAATCTTCAAAGCACAATCGATTATTTAACGAAAGCTCAATTTAGCAAATGTTTCGTTCTGGGGGCGAAAGATATAATGCCGGATAACTTGATAAGCCAACTGTTTGCCGGCTATGAGGAACAGCCTACGCCAGAACCTGAACCTGCGCCTGTACCCGAACCGACGCCTGAGCCAGAGCCAGAACCTGTATTATCGGATTGGGCACAGAGCGTAGTTGTTGAGGATATATTCGTCTTGCCCGGTGATGAGATGAATGTTTATATATCTTTTAAATGGTTAGAAAGAAACGATATTTATTGCTATAAAATGTATTATAAAGGTGGTTTGGCACAAGATTATACATCATTAGCTGAGCTTAGAAACGCAGATTACAATAACGATCCATATGTTCATACCAGTGGTTTTGGATTTCAGCCAGATTATTATAATTTCAGGATAGACGCAATAGGCATTTCAGGCACGGTAATAGATACTGTTACTTTATCAGTTAATACAAAAGATTATAAGAACTAA
- a CDS encoding GntR family transcriptional regulator, with protein sequence MEDKKETLYSQIINDIKQQILSGVLKPGDKLPTELELAELYNVSRTTSQRALIELEREGFISRKQGKGSFVLSSELRGNRSGFNKIVSIILPDSGPSGRLIEYINGASDYLNKRGYYLTVHTTSNNLSEERDSLKNLLHSSISGAIFYPTERKNFDILYLLHLNNYPIVTIDKRFQSLPLPYAISDNFDGGYKATSFLIKNGHSRIAYISTLPIEDISSIRERFFGYCAALKENNIAIDTDLFYFNFCYNNDDENGNSKSMDMLDDLLRNGITAIFTEHDYLAIIIYRMLRKMNVRVPEDVSLIGFDNIEMLEHLDIPLTTINQNFYEIGKTAAGIVVEMIENGYCEAPQKIIPVDMVFGESVADIK encoded by the coding sequence ATGGAAGATAAAAAAGAGACTTTATATTCTCAAATTATAAATGATATAAAGCAACAAATTTTAAGTGGGGTGCTTAAACCAGGAGATAAGCTTCCTACTGAGTTAGAACTGGCCGAATTATATAATGTTAGCAGGACAACATCTCAAAGAGCATTGATTGAATTGGAAAGAGAAGGCTTCATATCAAGAAAGCAAGGTAAGGGTAGCTTTGTATTATCATCCGAATTAAGGGGTAATCGCTCTGGCTTCAATAAAATAGTGTCTATTATATTGCCCGATAGCGGACCTAGCGGAAGGTTAATAGAATATATAAATGGTGCAAGCGACTATTTGAACAAAAGAGGTTATTACCTTACTGTTCATACAACTAGCAATAATTTAAGCGAGGAACGGGATTCATTAAAGAATCTATTACATAGTAGTATAAGCGGTGCTATTTTTTACCCGACCGAAAGAAAGAATTTTGATATATTATATTTATTGCATTTGAACAATTATCCAATAGTCACTATAGATAAGCGATTCCAGTCACTGCCGTTACCTTATGCCATATCCGATAACTTCGATGGAGGATATAAAGCTACATCATTTCTTATAAAGAATGGGCATAGCCGTATCGCATATATATCGACATTACCTATAGAAGATATAAGTAGTATAAGGGAACGGTTTTTCGGATACTGCGCCGCTCTAAAAGAAAATAACATCGCGATAGATACCGATCTATTTTACTTTAATTTTTGCTACAATAATGATGATGAAAACGGCAATTCTAAAAGTATGGATATGCTAGATGACTTACTGAGAAACGGTATAACCGCTATATTTACCGAACATGATTATTTAGCCATTATAATATATAGAATGCTTCGTAAAATGAATGTGAGAGTACCTGAAGATGTGTCGTTGATCGGCTTCGACAATATTGAAATGCTTGAGCATTTAGATATCCCGTTAACAACGATAAACCAAAACTTTTATGAAATAGGTAAAACTGCTGCAGGTATTGTAGTCGAGATGATAGAAAATGGATATTGCGAAGCACCCCAAAAAATCATACCTGTAGACATGGTCTTCGGGGAAAGCGTTGCTGATATTAAATAG
- a CDS encoding alpha-mannosidase: protein MSIVISKLNDIKKQMPAGYWTGDVVNQLRNASFNGILFDSWYWSNRIISQLEYAAKLSEVNGGEYDNTVNTAIRFICDSYNHDGTITKQAASEAEKMISPLSGAAKAFKIICAAHAHIDMNWMWRWDETVAVTLDTFRTMLDLMNEYPEFTFSQSQASVYRIVEEYAPEMLEEIKARIKEGRWEVTASTWVENDKNMPNGESMARHILYTKRYLSNLLDIDPDSLQIDFEPDTFGHSVNIPEILFKGGVKYYYHCRGYEGHNIYKWIAPSGKSIISYREPFWYNSSIESSMALYVPEFCTKYNMDTMLKVYGVGDHGGGPTRRDIERIIDMNTWPVFPQIRFGKLAEYFALAEKVADKLPEVKGELNFIFTGCYTSQSRIKMADRIGEATLNEAEAFNAISSLCTASRYSADEFARAWQNVLFNHFHDITPGSCIIDTREYAMGLFQKTMAVANTRRSLSMRVIGKEIDTSGLIVEEENIKESMSEGAGAGYGIKDFSAMQGERGRGKTRIFHIFNPATFERSEAVEITIWDWQGNIDKITFKNDKGDTVPHQLLDHGFNNYWGHSYLRVLINADVPACGYATYTMSEAKDNQVAVHMPHDPRVENPYEFVLENELIKVTFDPQNASIISLVDKTNNKELTDNNRPVGIFRLIEEDAMRGGTAWVVGRYMNIENLLENVKIQKIHYQNQIIRQSIAYDITFRDSTLKVTVSLDCYSAALKYNVECDWHEIGKPGDRVPQLGFYMPLPYKSASYKYDVPFGVIERQGMDMDVPGNSFAVGVNNDIGAKSIMLITDSKYGFRCNDDAMSITLIRSSVDPDPYPEFGIHKFNFAVCLASAQSNKALIEEAYAFNHPLNFVSDIAHKGSLPLTKSFIALQSGSVAVSGIKMPETDGSDKLIVRVYETEGTQTTAKLQFFRDVLKAGIVDINEKPMAGASAVEVDGHKVAFEVAPYSVASLCVEFK, encoded by the coding sequence ATGAGTATAGTGATATCTAAACTGAATGATATCAAGAAACAAATGCCGGCAGGATATTGGACCGGCGATGTTGTTAACCAACTTCGCAATGCATCATTTAACGGCATACTTTTTGATTCATGGTATTGGAGCAACAGGATCATCTCACAACTAGAATACGCCGCAAAACTGTCTGAAGTCAATGGTGGGGAATATGACAATACGGTAAACACCGCTATCCGGTTTATATGCGACAGCTATAACCACGATGGCACCATAACAAAGCAGGCGGCTTCAGAAGCTGAGAAAATGATATCGCCCCTGTCAGGTGCAGCAAAAGCATTTAAAATAATATGCGCTGCCCATGCCCACATAGACATGAATTGGATGTGGCGCTGGGATGAAACGGTGGCTGTAACGCTGGATACATTCCGTACCATGCTAGACCTGATGAATGAATATCCCGAATTCACATTTTCACAGTCGCAGGCATCGGTGTATAGAATTGTTGAAGAATATGCTCCCGAGATGCTGGAAGAGATCAAAGCAAGAATAAAAGAGGGTCGATGGGAAGTAACCGCCTCCACGTGGGTGGAAAATGACAAAAATATGCCTAACGGCGAAAGCATGGCAAGGCATATCCTATATACCAAACGATATTTATCAAATCTACTGGATATCGATCCCGATTCACTGCAAATAGACTTCGAACCCGATACATTTGGACACAGCGTAAATATACCCGAAATTCTTTTCAAAGGTGGAGTAAAATATTACTATCATTGCCGCGGTTATGAAGGGCATAACATATATAAGTGGATAGCCCCGTCAGGCAAATCCATAATATCTTACCGCGAGCCGTTCTGGTATAACAGTAGTATAGAATCATCTATGGCACTGTATGTACCCGAATTCTGCACTAAATACAATATGGATACCATGCTCAAAGTCTACGGTGTAGGTGACCATGGCGGCGGTCCGACCAGGCGCGACATCGAGCGGATCATAGATATGAATACATGGCCGGTATTCCCGCAAATACGCTTCGGTAAACTTGCCGAGTATTTTGCTTTGGCAGAAAAAGTCGCCGATAAACTGCCCGAAGTCAAAGGCGAGCTGAACTTCATATTCACCGGCTGCTATACATCCCAAAGCAGGATAAAGATGGCTGACAGGATAGGCGAAGCCACATTGAACGAAGCAGAAGCGTTCAATGCCATCTCATCGCTGTGTACCGCATCGAGATATTCGGCCGACGAATTTGCACGAGCATGGCAAAACGTACTGTTCAATCATTTCCACGACATAACACCCGGTTCATGCATAATAGATACACGCGAATACGCCATGGGCCTCTTTCAAAAAACCATGGCTGTAGCCAATACCCGCCGCAGCCTCTCCATGCGTGTCATAGGCAAAGAAATAGACACATCAGGCCTCATCGTAGAAGAAGAAAACATAAAAGAGAGCATGTCCGAAGGAGCCGGCGCCGGCTACGGTATAAAAGACTTCAGCGCCATGCAGGGTGAACGAGGCCGCGGCAAGACCAGGATATTCCACATATTCAATCCAGCAACATTCGAACGCAGCGAAGCCGTTGAAATTACAATATGGGATTGGCAGGGAAACATCGATAAGATAACGTTCAAAAACGACAAAGGCGATACCGTACCACACCAATTATTGGACCATGGTTTCAACAATTACTGGGGCCACAGCTATCTGCGCGTATTAATAAATGCAGACGTGCCCGCATGCGGCTATGCCACATATACCATGAGTGAGGCCAAAGATAACCAGGTTGCGGTGCACATGCCACATGACCCGAGGGTAGAAAACCCCTATGAATTTGTTCTGGAAAATGAGCTGATAAAAGTAACATTTGATCCCCAAAATGCGTCTATAATATCGCTTGTCGATAAAACTAACAATAAAGAATTAACCGATAATAACAGGCCTGTAGGTATATTCAGACTGATAGAAGAAGATGCGATGCGCGGCGGAACAGCATGGGTTGTAGGGCGTTATATGAACATAGAAAATCTACTCGAAAATGTAAAGATTCAAAAGATCCATTATCAAAACCAAATCATACGCCAGTCCATTGCTTATGATATAACCTTCCGTGACTCGACGCTAAAGGTTACAGTATCATTAGATTGCTATAGTGCCGCACTAAAATACAACGTAGAATGCGACTGGCATGAAATAGGCAAACCAGGAGACCGGGTGCCACAGCTTGGATTTTATATGCCGCTGCCTTACAAGAGTGCGAGCTATAAATACGACGTACCGTTCGGAGTCATAGAACGCCAGGGCATGGATATGGATGTACCAGGCAACAGCTTTGCCGTAGGAGTAAACAATGATATCGGCGCTAAATCTATAATGCTCATAACCGATTCGAAATACGGCTTCCGCTGCAACGACGACGCTATGTCCATAACGCTCATAAGGAGCTCCGTAGACCCTGATCCCTATCCCGAATTCGGCATTCATAAATTCAACTTTGCCGTATGCCTGGCGTCAGCCCAATCCAACAAAGCGCTTATAGAAGAAGCTTACGCATTCAATCATCCGCTTAATTTCGTATCGGATATCGCCCATAAAGGTTCGTTGCCGCTTACCAAGAGCTTTATAGCATTGCAATCGGGCAGCGTGGCCGTTTCGGGCATAAAGATGCCTGAGACAGATGGTTCGGATAAACTTATCGTACGCGTGTATGAAACCGAAGGTACACAGACCACGGCAAAGCTGCAATTCTTCCGCGATGTGTTAAAGGCGGGCATAGTGGACATAAACGAAAAACCGATGGCGGGGGCTTCTGCTGTCGAGGTAGACGGTCATAAGGTTGCATTCGAGGTTGCGCCGTATAGCGTGGCCAGCCTCTGCGTGGAATTTAAGTAG
- a CDS encoding ABC transporter substrate-binding protein: MKKFIIVLLVGLMIMSLAACGGTSSTDKSNKPAETNKTGDNAEQPTSGEKVKVIVWGLNPLAVGSGNKEMIDAFNKSHPNIEMVPQSTPGTGGYATQDVTKLLAAIAGGTPPDITWLDRFTAAQFAARNALSPLDEYIEAGGLDMGQYASYAVDEIKFDGKIWALPWDTDTRPFYWNKDVFQKAGLDPETPPNTWDELLDYSKKLTVTDAKGNFKQIGFIPNFGNSWLYLYGFQNGAKFLSDDGRTALLNAPEVVEALEFMVKGYDLLGGAKKVNAYSSTFQGEANDPFLTGQVAMIINVNNALQGWSRYKPDLNFGAALAPTPTGENKITWSGGWSWAMPKGAKHPKEAFEVMKWLTTEGIKVQQQGAADYNKKQGRDIFIPFPAAYTPANEELIKTYIDPLSNETFKKAAQVGMDAMSVSRARPVSPVGEVLWTEHARAIDKAIYHEMTPKEALDAGNKAVQAELDKFWAEYDASHK, from the coding sequence ATGAAAAAATTTATAATCGTGTTATTGGTTGGATTAATGATAATGTCTTTGGCAGCTTGTGGTGGTACATCATCTACAGATAAAAGCAACAAACCAGCCGAGACGAATAAGACTGGTGATAATGCCGAACAACCCACCAGCGGCGAGAAGGTAAAGGTTATAGTATGGGGATTGAATCCTTTGGCTGTAGGCAGCGGTAATAAAGAAATGATAGATGCCTTCAATAAGAGCCATCCGAATATCGAGATGGTACCTCAGTCCACGCCTGGTACCGGCGGCTATGCGACGCAGGATGTGACGAAGCTGTTAGCGGCTATAGCCGGTGGTACGCCCCCGGATATAACATGGTTGGATAGATTTACGGCTGCCCAATTCGCTGCACGCAACGCTCTGTCTCCTTTGGATGAGTATATAGAAGCAGGTGGATTGGATATGGGTCAATATGCTAGCTATGCCGTAGATGAGATCAAGTTTGACGGGAAAATATGGGCATTGCCGTGGGATACGGATACACGTCCTTTCTATTGGAATAAAGATGTGTTCCAAAAAGCCGGTTTAGATCCTGAAACACCTCCGAATACATGGGATGAATTGTTGGATTACAGCAAAAAGCTAACGGTGACCGATGCCAAAGGCAATTTCAAACAAATCGGTTTTATACCGAATTTCGGCAACAGCTGGTTATATCTGTATGGCTTCCAAAACGGCGCTAAATTCCTGAGTGACGACGGCAGAACGGCGCTTTTGAATGCCCCTGAGGTAGTCGAAGCATTAGAGTTTATGGTGAAGGGTTATGACTTACTGGGCGGTGCCAAAAAGGTTAACGCATACTCATCGACTTTCCAGGGCGAAGCCAATGATCCTTTCCTTACCGGCCAGGTGGCTATGATCATAAACGTTAATAACGCATTACAAGGTTGGTCGAGATATAAGCCTGATCTCAACTTCGGTGCAGCTTTAGCACCTACGCCGACCGGGGAGAACAAGATAACATGGAGCGGCGGCTGGTCTTGGGCTATGCCTAAAGGCGCCAAACATCCTAAAGAAGCTTTTGAGGTTATGAAATGGTTGACTACAGAGGGTATAAAAGTCCAGCAGCAAGGTGCTGCGGATTATAACAAGAAGCAGGGAAGAGATATATTTATTCCTTTTCCTGCCGCCTATACGCCGGCTAACGAGGAGCTCATTAAGACCTATATAGATCCGCTATCCAACGAGACCTTTAAGAAAGCGGCACAGGTAGGTATGGACGCTATGAGCGTGTCCAGAGCCCGGCCGGTATCTCCGGTAGGCGAGGTACTATGGACCGAGCATGCCAGAGCCATAGATAAAGCCATATATCATGAGATGACGCCTAAAGAGGCATTGGATGCCGGCAATAAGGCGGTTCAGGCGGAGCTCGATAAATTCTGGGCCGAGTACGACGCAAGCCATAAATGA